In Chthoniobacterales bacterium, one DNA window encodes the following:
- a CDS encoding spermidine synthase: protein MSANFAELDFRETPLGDLTLCRRRVAALDNLDVYEVKLNGDWLMSSLFHDVEVALADLGLAATDAPSLDVVVGGLGLGYTAVAALKNLRVRHLLVVDFLEAVIEWHQRALVPLGPTLTGDPRCRLVHGDFFALAAAPEVGFDPNLPARRFHAILLDIDHSPRNLLHPRNAAFYSPRGLALLADQLHPGGVFALWSDDAPDASFIGMLEAVFAEVKTHVVTFPNPLLETESASTVYVARKN from the coding sequence ATGAGCGCCAACTTTGCCGAACTCGACTTCCGTGAAACCCCGCTCGGCGATCTCACCCTTTGCCGGCGCCGCGTCGCCGCCCTCGATAATCTCGACGTTTACGAAGTGAAACTGAACGGCGACTGGCTCATGTCGAGCCTCTTTCACGATGTGGAAGTCGCCCTCGCCGATCTTGGCCTCGCTGCCACCGACGCCCCCTCGCTCGACGTTGTGGTCGGCGGCCTCGGCCTCGGCTACACCGCCGTCGCCGCCCTGAAAAACCTGCGCGTGCGCCACCTGCTCGTCGTCGATTTCCTTGAGGCCGTCATCGAATGGCACCAGCGCGCCCTCGTTCCGCTCGGCCCCACTCTCACCGGCGACCCGCGCTGCCGGCTCGTCCACGGAGACTTCTTCGCCCTCGCTGCCGCGCCCGAAGTTGGGTTCGATCCTAACCTGCCCGCGCGCCGCTTCCACGCCATACTCCTCGACATCGACCACTCCCCGCGCAATCTCCTCCACCCGCGCAACGCCGCCTTCTACAGCCCGCGCGGCCTGGCACTCCTCGCCGACCAACTCCACCCCGGCGGCGTCTTCGCCCTCTGGTCCGACGATGCGCCAGACGCGAGTTTCATTGGAATGTTGGAAGCCGTCTTCGCCGAGGTAAAAACGCACGTCGTCACGTTTCCCAATCCGTTGCTGGAAACCGAATCCGCCAGCACCGTTTACGTCGCGCGAAAAAACTAG
- the purU gene encoding formyltetrahydrofolate deformylase, producing MSATILKLACPDRVGLLARLTNFVAERGGNLLEVNQFTDPASDSSSGWFFTRMAIATESLELDVTQLRAEFEPIGLELQADWTIRDARQKMRVAIFVSRLGHCLADLLWRWHSGELEMEIPLVLSNHEQFRSTVEREGIPFLHVPIDATNKSAGFAQVEKAVAEAQVDLVVLARYMQILPPDLCESYAGRIMNIHHSFLPSFVGANPYKKAYERGVKLIGATCHYVTSELDAGPIIDQEVVRVEHFHQPEDLLRLGRDCERLALSRGVRAHIHDRVLIHGGRTVVFHD from the coding sequence ATGAGCGCCACGATTCTAAAACTCGCCTGTCCCGACCGAGTGGGATTGCTCGCGCGCCTGACAAATTTCGTAGCGGAGCGCGGGGGAAATCTACTGGAGGTCAATCAATTTACCGATCCGGCGAGCGACAGTTCCAGCGGCTGGTTTTTCACCCGCATGGCGATCGCCACCGAGTCCCTGGAGTTGGATGTGACTCAGCTCCGGGCCGAGTTTGAGCCGATTGGACTGGAGTTGCAGGCCGATTGGACGATCCGCGACGCGCGGCAAAAAATGCGGGTCGCGATCTTTGTCAGCAGGCTTGGCCATTGCCTCGCCGACCTGCTCTGGCGCTGGCACTCGGGTGAACTCGAAATGGAAATCCCGCTCGTGCTGTCGAACCACGAGCAATTTCGCTCCACGGTCGAACGCGAGGGAATCCCGTTTCTCCACGTGCCAATCGACGCAACAAACAAGTCCGCCGGGTTTGCCCAGGTCGAAAAAGCCGTCGCCGAGGCGCAGGTCGATCTCGTCGTCCTCGCCCGCTACATGCAAATCCTGCCGCCCGATCTCTGCGAGTCGTATGCAGGTCGGATCATGAACATTCACCACTCGTTTTTGCCGTCCTTCGTTGGCGCGAATCCTTACAAAAAAGCCTACGAGCGCGGTGTGAAACTGATCGGCGCGACCTGTCATTACGTCACCAGCGAACTCGACGCCGGCCCGATCATCGACCAGGAAGTCGTCCGCGTGGAGCACTTCCACCAGCCCGAAGATTTGCTCCGGCTGGGACGCGATTGCGAACGCCTCGCGCTCTCCCGCGGCGTGCGCGCGCACATCCACGACCGCGTGCTGATCCATGGCGGACGCACGGTGGTTTTCCACGATTGA
- a CDS encoding cysteine desulfurase family protein, whose protein sequence is MIYLDHNATTPLSPVALAAMRPYLEQHHGNPSSIHAAGRITRAALDDARDALARQFAVKPHELIFTSGGTESDNLAILGLARELQSKGKHLITAQTEHHAVLQAFEYLAKHEGYEVTFLPVDFQGIVDVAALEKAIRPDTTLVSIMAANNETGVLQPLAEISRVCRARAVLLHSDMIQVLGKETVDLSLVDAASFAAHKFYGPLGAGLLYLHAGVSIRTLHHGGAHENQRRPGTENVASIVGLAAAACEAEEKRVAEQTHERILRDQLWEGIRALDASAILNGHPDRRLANTLNVSFPGLDGEALLIGLDLAGVCVSSGSACMVGSIQPSHVLMAMGVAEETAAATVRFSLGRSNTADEIEETIGRLGHVIRRLRSS, encoded by the coding sequence ATGATTTACCTCGACCATAACGCCACGACTCCGCTCTCGCCCGTGGCTCTGGCGGCGATGCGGCCTTATCTCGAGCAACATCACGGAAATCCCTCAAGCATTCACGCGGCGGGCCGGATCACCCGAGCGGCGCTCGACGACGCCCGCGACGCGCTGGCCCGGCAATTTGCCGTGAAGCCGCACGAATTGATCTTCACCAGCGGCGGCACGGAGTCGGATAACCTCGCGATTCTCGGGCTGGCACGCGAGCTCCAGTCGAAGGGGAAACACCTCATCACCGCGCAGACGGAGCATCACGCGGTGCTCCAGGCGTTTGAATATCTGGCGAAGCACGAAGGCTACGAGGTCACTTTTTTGCCAGTGGACTTCCAGGGCATTGTGGACGTGGCGGCGTTGGAAAAAGCGATCCGGCCCGACACGACGCTCGTCTCGATCATGGCCGCGAACAACGAGACGGGCGTGCTCCAGCCGCTCGCGGAAATCAGCCGCGTCTGCCGCGCTCGCGCCGTGCTCCTGCACAGCGACATGATTCAGGTGCTCGGCAAGGAAACCGTCGATCTCTCGCTGGTCGATGCGGCGTCGTTTGCGGCGCATAAATTTTACGGTCCACTTGGAGCGGGATTGCTTTACCTGCACGCAGGCGTCTCGATCCGCACCCTGCACCACGGTGGCGCGCACGAAAATCAGCGTCGGCCCGGAACGGAAAACGTGGCGTCCATCGTTGGCCTGGCGGCGGCGGCGTGCGAGGCGGAGGAGAAACGGGTCGCCGAGCAAACCCACGAACGCATCCTGCGCGATCAACTCTGGGAGGGCATCCGCGCATTAGACGCGTCGGCCATTTTGAACGGCCACCCGGACCGGCGTCTGGCGAACACATTGAACGTCAGTTTTCCCGGACTCGACGGCGAGGCGCTCCTCATCGGACTCGACCTAGCAGGCGTCTGCGTCTCCAGCGGATCGGCCTGCATGGTCGGCAGCATCCAGCCGTCGCACGTCCTCATGGCCATGGGAGTCGCCGAGGAAACTGCCGCCGCCACGGTGCGATTTTCCCTTGGTCGCAGCAACACCGCCGACGAAATCGAGGAAACCATTGGACGACTCGGGCACGTTATTCGACGGTTGCGAAGCTCGTAA
- a CDS encoding PhoH family protein, with protein MPATETIEFDSARTLQSLYANDPRLLKKMEESLGVQVTTRDGWIRFEGEDSSVAHAKSLLGQLEDAYKKGTPIRRQEFIYALNSVLDGSTETLAQLASIKIQCSARKPPIIARTMSQKRYVQTILSHDLTFGLGPAGTGKTYLAMALAISSLKQDKVRRIILTRPAVEAGEALGFLPGDLNDKILPYLRPLYDALYDMLEPEEIERYTEKGVIEIAPLAYMRGRTLQDAFVILDEAQNTTTEQMFMFLTRLGAESKCVVTGDRTQIDLPRNKKSGLIEACDALSKGPGIGFIQFEERDVVRHELVRYIIGAYKKYRDAHPERIA; from the coding sequence ATGCCAGCCACGGAAACCATCGAATTTGACAGCGCCCGCACGCTCCAATCGCTCTACGCCAACGATCCGCGTTTGCTGAAAAAAATGGAGGAATCCCTCGGCGTCCAAGTCACCACGCGCGACGGCTGGATTCGATTCGAGGGCGAAGATTCCTCGGTGGCGCACGCCAAAAGCCTCCTCGGCCAATTGGAGGACGCCTACAAAAAAGGCACGCCGATTCGACGGCAGGAATTTATCTACGCGCTCAATTCCGTCCTCGACGGCTCGACCGAGACTCTGGCGCAACTCGCTTCGATCAAGATCCAATGCTCGGCCCGCAAACCGCCGATCATTGCCCGTACGATGAGCCAGAAGCGCTACGTGCAGACCATTCTCAGTCACGATCTAACCTTTGGCCTCGGCCCCGCCGGCACGGGAAAAACCTATCTCGCAATGGCACTGGCGATCTCCTCGCTCAAGCAGGACAAAGTGCGGCGCATCATTCTCACCCGGCCCGCCGTCGAGGCTGGCGAGGCTCTGGGTTTTCTTCCAGGCGATCTGAACGACAAAATTCTGCCCTATCTCCGCCCGCTTTACGACGCGCTCTACGACATGCTGGAGCCGGAGGAAATCGAGCGTTACACCGAGAAGGGCGTCATCGAAATCGCGCCGCTCGCCTACATGCGCGGGCGGACGTTGCAGGATGCGTTTGTGATCTTGGACGAGGCGCAAAACACGACGACCGAGCAAATGTTTATGTTTTTGACCCGACTCGGAGCGGAATCAAAGTGCGTCGTCACGGGCGACCGGACTCAGATCGATTTGCCGAGGAATAAAAAATCCGGCCTCATCGAAGCCTGCGACGCGCTCTCAAAGGGACCGGGGATCGGTTTCATCCAATTTGAGGAACGCGACGTGGTCCGTCACGAACTCGTCCGCTACATCATCGGCGCCTACAAAAAATACCGCGACGCCCATCCCGAGCGCATTGCCTGA
- a CDS encoding SprT-like domain-containing protein, which translates to MVKKSIQRAGQLFLDLFRTPIRRLPCGTGGLRVDDALTTQAVDLLAEAGAPEVAQKVRVAWNSRLTTTAGMARYREHLVVLNPRLQDFSDAEVDRTLRHELAHLLAHARSRRRRIAPHGDEWQQACRDLGLHDEKRCHELPLPRRTVARRHFYACSHCGASYPRVRPIRRKVACLKCCRAHNRGQFHERFVLRKVR; encoded by the coding sequence ATGGTGAAAAAAAGCATTCAGCGGGCAGGTCAGCTTTTCCTTGATCTGTTTCGCACCCCGATCCGACGGTTGCCATGTGGGACAGGCGGGCTGCGGGTGGATGACGCGTTAACGACCCAAGCCGTCGATTTGCTAGCCGAAGCGGGTGCGCCCGAAGTCGCCCAAAAAGTGCGAGTCGCATGGAACTCCCGTCTCACCACCACCGCCGGCATGGCCCGCTATCGCGAACATCTCGTGGTGCTCAACCCGCGTTTGCAGGATTTCAGCGACGCGGAAGTGGACCGCACCCTGCGCCACGAGCTCGCCCATTTGCTCGCCCACGCCCGCTCTCGCCGACGCCGCATCGCCCCGCACGGCGACGAATGGCAGCAGGCCTGCCGCGACCTCGGTTTGCACGACGAAAAACGCTGCCACGAACTCCCTCTCCCGCGCCGCACCGTGGCCCGCCGCCATTTCTACGCCTGCAGCCATTGCGGGGCCAGCTACCCGCGTGTCCGCCCGATTCGCCGCAAAGTCGCCTGCCTGAAATGTTGCCGCGCCCACAACCGCGGCCAGTTTCACGAGCGCTTCGTCCTGCGGAAGGTCCGCTGA
- a CDS encoding sigma-70 family RNA polymerase sigma factor: protein MISPDPDTIAAALAGDRPAFEGLIRANAMRVYAVAYAVLQDREEAEDVAQESFLRAFRDRRKLREPERFVPWLSTIARNLSLDRLRKKRRAPLPEEDFPEAADESNPTPDGALAAAEQSREMHAALATLPERHRTALTLRYLEGLDYREIGEAMELSDGALRGVLGRALATMRDRLRQFSPTQMTKGEHPL from the coding sequence ATGATTTCCCCCGATCCTGATACCATTGCTGCCGCGCTTGCCGGGGATCGTCCCGCCTTCGAGGGACTCATCCGGGCCAATGCGATGCGGGTGTATGCGGTAGCTTATGCGGTGTTGCAGGATCGCGAGGAGGCGGAGGATGTGGCGCAGGAATCGTTTTTGCGAGCGTTTCGCGACCGGCGGAAACTGCGGGAGCCGGAGCGGTTTGTGCCCTGGCTCTCGACGATTGCGCGCAATCTTTCTCTCGACCGGCTGCGCAAGAAACGTCGCGCCCCGCTGCCGGAAGAGGATTTCCCCGAGGCCGCCGATGAGTCGAACCCAACTCCCGATGGCGCGCTCGCCGCAGCGGAGCAATCGCGCGAAATGCACGCCGCACTGGCCACGCTTCCGGAGCGTCATAGGACTGCGCTCACGCTGCGTTATTTGGAAGGTCTCGATTACCGCGAGATCGGCGAGGCGATGGAGCTAAGCGACGGCGCCCTGCGCGGTGTGCTGGGCCGGGCGCTGGCCACGATGCGGGACCGGCTCCGGCAGTTTTCGCCAACTCAAATGACGAAAGGAGAGCATCCACTATGA
- a CDS encoding integron integrase — MSNSLPVKSESAKPKLLEQCKIILRTRHYALRTEQSYLDWIRRFIVFHGKRHPQEMGEPEIAAFLNHLANDGHVSASTQNQALSALLFLFNIVLEQPLGTFEGLQRVKRPPKLPTVLSKPEVRAVLQELTGGYRLMGDLLYGSGLRLMECLRLRVKDIDFYQHQITLRDGKGGKDRVTMLPTLIIPALRSHLEGVKAAHEQDLAAGFGTVWLPEAYARKNPAAARQWAWQWVFPAGKRSIDPVSGESHRHHVGEKNLQNAVKAAAKLSGITKPVSPHTFRHSFATHLLEAGYDIRTVQELLGHSDVSTTMIYTHVLNKPGMAVRSPLD; from the coding sequence ATGTCGAACAGTCTGCCCGTGAAAAGCGAAAGTGCCAAGCCCAAACTCCTTGAACAATGCAAAATTATTCTTCGCACCCGCCACTACGCTCTTCGCACCGAGCAATCCTATCTCGACTGGATTCGGCGCTTCATCGTTTTCCACGGGAAACGACACCCGCAGGAAATGGGCGAACCGGAGATCGCCGCCTTTCTCAACCACCTTGCCAACGACGGCCATGTCTCCGCCTCCACGCAAAACCAAGCCCTCAGCGCCCTCCTTTTCCTCTTTAATATCGTCCTCGAGCAGCCGCTCGGCACCTTCGAGGGACTTCAGCGGGTCAAACGCCCCCCGAAATTGCCCACGGTGCTTTCCAAGCCCGAAGTGCGGGCCGTTCTCCAGGAACTCACCGGCGGCTACCGGCTCATGGGCGACCTCCTCTACGGCAGCGGACTGCGCCTCATGGAATGCCTGCGCCTGCGCGTAAAAGACATCGACTTCTACCAACACCAGATCACCCTCCGTGATGGCAAAGGCGGCAAGGACCGGGTGACCATGCTGCCCACCTTGATCATCCCCGCGCTGCGGTCGCATCTGGAAGGTGTGAAAGCCGCGCACGAGCAGGATCTGGCGGCTGGCTTCGGCACCGTCTGGCTGCCCGAGGCCTATGCGCGCAAAAACCCGGCGGCGGCCAGACAATGGGCCTGGCAATGGGTCTTCCCGGCCGGGAAACGCAGCATCGATCCGGTGTCAGGCGAGTCGCATCGGCATCATGTGGGCGAGAAAAACCTGCAAAATGCCGTCAAAGCCGCCGCGAAACTCTCGGGCATCACCAAACCCGTGTCGCCACACACCTTCCGGCACTCTTTCGCCACCCACCTCCTCGAAGCCGGCTACGACATCCGCACGGTGCAAGAGCTCCTCGGCCACAGCGACGTCTCCACGACGATGATTTACACACACGTATTAAACAAACCGGGCATGGCGGTGCGGAGTCCGCTGGATTAG
- a CDS encoding Gfo/Idh/MocA family oxidoreductase: MTTIRWGLVGPGAIARKFARDLRVAGNARLVAVAGRDLTRAQAFAAEFEADLAYDDYRALADDPNIDIVYIASPHQAHFAPALAMLEAGKAVLCEKPMTVNAAETRLLIATARARGVFLMEAVWTRFLPIYARVREWLEAGRIGPVRFASSTFCVKAGSDPEGRMYNPHLAGGALLDLGIYNLTMLQWLMREAPESFVAQAQMAETGVDEMTSVALRYPGNRAGQFTCGMTAHFDNAFIIGGEEGCIRLPSNFICAEEATLTVGDVVETAREPFRGEGFEYEIEEAMRCLRAGEMESPLLPHADTLATMTLMDAIRREIGLMYPFEKAAS; encoded by the coding sequence ATGACGACGATTCGATGGGGCTTGGTGGGACCGGGGGCGATTGCCCGGAAATTTGCGCGCGATCTGCGCGTGGCAGGGAATGCCCGGCTGGTGGCGGTGGCAGGACGCGATCTGACTCGTGCCCAGGCGTTCGCGGCGGAGTTTGAGGCGGATCTGGCCTATGACGATTACCGCGCACTGGCGGACGATCCGAACATCGACATTGTTTACATCGCCTCGCCGCACCAGGCGCATTTCGCTCCGGCGCTGGCGATGCTGGAGGCGGGCAAGGCGGTGCTCTGCGAAAAGCCGATGACGGTGAATGCGGCGGAGACGCGCCTCTTGATCGCGACGGCGCGGGCGAGGGGAGTGTTTCTGATGGAGGCGGTGTGGACGCGCTTCCTGCCGATCTACGCCCGGGTGCGGGAATGGCTGGAGGCGGGGCGCATCGGCCCGGTGCGGTTTGCCAGCTCCACTTTTTGCGTGAAGGCCGGGAGCGATCCCGAGGGGCGAATGTATAATCCCCATCTCGCGGGCGGCGCGCTCCTGGACCTCGGCATTTACAATCTCACCATGCTGCAATGGCTGATGCGTGAGGCGCCCGAGAGCTTCGTCGCGCAGGCGCAGATGGCGGAGACGGGGGTGGATGAGATGACTTCGGTGGCACTGCGGTATCCGGGGAATCGCGCGGGCCAGTTTACCTGCGGCATGACGGCGCATTTCGACAATGCGTTTATTATTGGCGGCGAGGAGGGTTGCATCCGGCTGCCGTCGAATTTCATCTGCGCGGAGGAGGCGACGCTGACGGTGGGCGACGTGGTGGAAACGGCGCGGGAGCCGTTTCGCGGCGAGGGCTTTGAATACGAGATCGAGGAGGCGATGCGCTGCCTGCGTGCCGGAGAAATGGAGAGTCCGCTCCTGCCGCACGCCGACACGCTGGCGACGATGACGCTGATGGATGCGATCCGCCGCGAGATCGGGCTGATGTATCCGTTTGAGAAGGCGGCTTCCTAG
- a CDS encoding DUF4349 domain-containing protein has product MIHDDFDDWAAAALTDGLSPAERAEFHSHLAACAQCRALYQHTEAMNQTLTNAFDLERPAPNFENKLVAAFREGERKSWLSQVPATIAWVLRLRGVQTAGVLAALTLLVAVGNQLTQSPFTPVHTRGGSRTMIISNSPTAFADTSESLKTRTAAAPTAAFAHSWGSLAAKDKAIAESNKDVAGGAVDALGLDGDKGALSKESDGFDKSKLALNQPVRSQPVDDERRDKQFAQKSLENSLASADAPAPQMQPPVDPTASPVDARKLIRNASVELEVASFDTALDKLATAATQAGGYVATKNSARGGNGKLRGTIVIKVLPQHLDGFLLDLRTIGEVKNQTLATQDVTKEYTDTAAHLRNAQRMEDRLLKMLEEAKGRISEILQVEKELGRVRESIETMQGELKLYDSLVSYATVTLSLAEKDLNQPAAFLLRQNGNLDLLAADVEKTYAEARRIAESVQAQISHADVSRDSNGRVNASMQLLIPAPAADSALTRLKALGRIQNFTSQTQRTAQNGSNGDAGMENAKVENAPASIRLSIQHDEQTHRQIRFTVFARDLDQAFDAAKKSALESGAEVVNSNLNRPRDGGGSATLVLRVPAQKHAELVATLQKLGRASDYQVQRDAASDDDASPVLVSLSLTDEEPSVQQTRLSLQSSDIETRLQTFKKEAIAAGATVRDSGYQRQPDGRETAQIVLRFPLNKYASLLAQAQALGKTQELSVQRRDSTATPLVENSAPAELTVSLATESGIVAADTGLLATLRHTLSQAIRSLLWSVQMIGVALAFLAPWAIGVAVIWLVISRLRRRKH; this is encoded by the coding sequence ATGATTCACGACGATTTCGACGACTGGGCGGCGGCTGCATTGACCGACGGTCTGTCGCCTGCGGAGAGAGCCGAGTTCCATTCCCATCTCGCCGCCTGTGCGCAATGCCGCGCTCTCTATCAACACACCGAAGCCATGAACCAGACTCTCACCAACGCCTTTGACCTGGAGCGTCCGGCTCCGAATTTTGAAAACAAACTGGTCGCCGCCTTCCGCGAGGGCGAGCGCAAGTCGTGGCTGTCGCAAGTCCCGGCGACGATTGCCTGGGTGCTGCGGCTGCGCGGCGTGCAAACCGCAGGCGTGCTGGCAGCACTGACGCTGCTCGTGGCCGTGGGGAATCAATTGACGCAGTCGCCATTCACTCCGGTGCACACACGAGGAGGGAGTCGGACAATGATTATTTCAAATTCGCCGACCGCTTTCGCCGACACGTCGGAGAGTCTGAAAACGCGAACAGCGGCTGCTCCGACGGCTGCGTTCGCCCATTCGTGGGGTTCATTGGCGGCCAAAGACAAAGCGATAGCGGAGTCAAACAAAGACGTGGCCGGCGGCGCGGTGGACGCACTCGGTCTTGATGGAGATAAGGGAGCACTTTCCAAAGAAAGCGATGGTTTCGATAAATCAAAGCTCGCCTTGAATCAGCCGGTTCGTTCCCAACCCGTGGACGACGAGCGGCGAGACAAGCAATTTGCCCAGAAGTCTCTCGAAAACTCTCTAGCCAGCGCCGACGCACCCGCCCCGCAGATGCAGCCGCCGGTTGATCCGACCGCGAGTCCCGTGGACGCCCGCAAACTCATCCGCAACGCCAGCGTCGAACTCGAAGTCGCCAGCTTCGACACCGCCCTCGACAAACTCGCCACCGCCGCGACCCAGGCTGGCGGCTATGTGGCCACGAAAAACTCCGCTCGCGGCGGCAACGGCAAACTGCGCGGCACCATTGTTATCAAAGTCCTGCCGCAGCACCTCGACGGATTTCTCCTCGATCTCCGCACCATCGGCGAGGTGAAAAACCAGACGCTCGCCACCCAGGACGTTACCAAGGAATACACCGACACCGCTGCCCATTTGCGCAACGCCCAGCGCATGGAGGACCGCCTCCTGAAGATGCTCGAAGAGGCCAAAGGCAGGATCAGCGAGATCCTCCAGGTGGAAAAGGAACTCGGCCGCGTCCGCGAAAGCATCGAGACGATGCAGGGCGAGCTCAAGCTCTACGATTCGCTCGTTTCCTACGCGACCGTCACACTCAGCCTCGCCGAAAAAGACCTCAACCAGCCTGCGGCGTTTCTCCTGCGGCAAAATGGCAACCTCGATCTGCTCGCTGCCGACGTGGAAAAAACCTACGCCGAAGCCCGGCGCATCGCCGAGTCGGTCCAGGCGCAGATCAGCCACGCCGACGTCTCTCGCGACAGCAATGGACGCGTCAACGCCTCGATGCAACTCCTCATTCCCGCGCCCGCCGCTGATAGCGCCCTGACTCGTTTGAAAGCCCTCGGACGCATCCAGAACTTCACTTCGCAAACCCAGCGCACCGCGCAAAACGGCAGCAACGGCGACGCTGGAATGGAAAACGCCAAGGTCGAAAATGCGCCCGCGTCCATACGTCTGAGCATCCAGCACGACGAGCAAACGCATCGGCAGATTCGTTTCACCGTCTTTGCCCGCGACCTCGACCAAGCCTTCGATGCTGCTAAAAAATCGGCGCTCGAATCTGGCGCCGAAGTGGTCAATTCCAATCTCAATCGACCCCGCGACGGCGGCGGGAGCGCGACGCTCGTTCTCCGGGTGCCCGCGCAGAAACACGCGGAACTCGTCGCCACCTTGCAAAAACTCGGGCGCGCCAGTGATTATCAAGTCCAGCGCGACGCGGCCAGTGATGACGATGCGTCGCCGGTTCTGGTGAGCCTCAGCCTCACCGACGAGGAGCCGAGCGTGCAGCAAACCCGCCTGAGCCTCCAGTCGAGTGACATCGAAACGCGCCTGCAAACTTTCAAAAAAGAGGCCATCGCTGCCGGTGCGACGGTGCGCGATTCCGGTTATCAGCGCCAGCCCGACGGACGCGAAACCGCCCAGATCGTCCTGCGGTTTCCGCTCAATAAATACGCCAGTCTGCTCGCCCAGGCGCAGGCGCTCGGCAAGACGCAGGAACTCTCCGTCCAGCGCCGCGATAGCACTGCAACTCCGCTCGTGGAAAACTCCGCGCCCGCTGAATTGACCGTCAGCCTGGCCACGGAAAGCGGCATCGTCGCCGCCGACACCGGCCTCCTCGCCACCCTGCGGCACACCCTCAGCCAGGCCATTCGCAGCCTGCTCTGGAGCGTGCAAATGATCGGAGTCGCCCTCGCCTTTTTGGCACCGTGGGCCATCGGAGTTGCAGTGATATGGCTCGTAATCAGCCGCCTTCGCCGCCGCAAACACTAG